The Deltaproteobacteria bacterium DNA window GCGTCACATCACGTTGTTACCAGTGACGTTGCGACCGGGGCTTGTTCACACTATGATCTGGGCTCATCTATCGATTGCCTTCCCGAACTGATATGTGCAAGATCGGATAGCGACTGGATAAACTTGAGTCCTTTTTTATATTTTTTCTTAGCCCCCCAAAACTGTAGGGGAAAATCGGACTTCAGAAGGTTGCTAATGCCGCGGCTCCGCGCGTGAGATACGCACCGTGTAATCTGCCGTCGTCCGGTATTCGACAAGCGGAGTGAGTTGGAACGCATCGGTAAGGCGGGTAACTGCCGATGGCTCTTGATTATTTATCCGCTGGATGACCAGCACATGCTGTAAAATCTTGGCGTTTAGCTGACTCAGAATCTGTGCAGTAGCTGAATTGGCATACTCGAAGTTTACAGTTCCGTAGCGACTCGGGACGTACATGACAGGATGGTGGTCGATCACCAGCGTGCCGTCACGTGGATAGCTCTCGATGAGGGCGAGATTGCGTTTATATTCCAGATAACCGGCGTGCGTTTTGCCGTGCGCATTAACGGCGGCTATAGCGAGACCGCGCGAGCAAATGACCGTCGTGAGTACGACCATCAACAGTTGTTGGACCGGGCGTCTGGCAATCATGACTAGTAAATAGGCTGCAAACAGGGCAAACATGGCCGCATAAATGACCCCGATGCGCATCAGTTGAGGCTCACGCAGATCACCGACGTAATAGAGGCAGTGAATGACCAGCGTCGCGCAGATGTAGGCCCCGGTGAGAGTGAAGTAACGACGGTACTTGCATCTTACTGCATGTTCTCCTGCCTCTATCCGCGCGATAGCCAGGCCGATACCGACCAGGCCGCTGACGACTACGGTACTACTTATGGGATAGAGAGATGGCCACGACGGCGTGAAGAATTCCACTGCGTGACGAAGATTAGGCCAAAGGTACTGAAGTCCAAACGGGGCATCGACCTTGTCTCCCCCGTTGATTGAGCTTGAGATGAGACGCTGCCAAACCGAAGGCACGAGCAGCCACGGAGCCACGAGGAGACGATAGGACGGCCGCACGTACCTCAGTGTGCCGCGATACATGACAGCTGCACTGACAACTACGGGCACAAGTAAAGCCGTCTCGTAGCGGCACTGTGCGGCTAAAATACTGGCATAGAGAGCGGCTTCAAACCGCTGCCAGGACGGCGTCAGCACAAAATGAAGCAAGAAATATAGGGTGAGCAGCACTAATCCTAGATTGAGTGATTCTAGCCCACACGATGTGGTAGCCAAAGCTACCAAAGGGAAAGTGGCGATGAGTGCAGCAGCAAGGTAGCCCACTATGGAGCGGCCTAACGTCCTCGTTAAACCAATCACAGCTGTGAGGCCAACCACCATGCCGAGAAAGCTGATCACAAAGCCATTTGCCAAGCGGTAGCCCGTGACCATATGCACAAGTGCCACCAGCAAGGGATAAAGCACGGGGCGTAGTGGTGTCTGCAGTCCAACGGGCAGAAATTGGTCGTTAAAGTAGAGGCCGATATTGATCAACTGGGCTTTGCCTGTGAGGTAAATGTGGAGCGCCGTGCTGAGTAGGGTGCTCTCGTCCGTAAGGACGCGGACCTCTCCTCCGACCGCGAGATAACTTAAAGTCACCAGTAGAGTTGACCACGCGACAGGCAGCGTCCAACGACGCCCCCCCGCCTTTAGGCGCGTCGCGAGGCCGCCGCCTAGGGCTGAGTCCTGAATTTGCGCGCTAAAAAATGCCATAAGCGAAATCACAGCAGCGCCGACTGCGGCAAGCGGGAAGCAGGCTTGCGCCGTCTCATTGCCGGAGCCAAATGCGGCAAGAGCGGCCAGCAGACTACTTAAGATCAAAGGGAGCAGAGGCCTCACCGTCAACCTCCTTTGCTGATTAAACTCGTCACGACGCGATCAAAGGCATCGGCAAAGCGCTTCTTGTCGAGGTCGCCGAGAGGTGCGGGGCCACCTTGTATCTCGCCGCCGCTGCGCAGTTCCTGCATGAGGTTGCGCATGGCGAGGCGCTCTCTGATGTTGGCCTCGGTGTAAATTTCGCCGCGGGGGTTTAGTCCCATGCAGCCTTTTTCGACGATACGACTGGCGAGCGGAATATCGGCCGTAATCACTAAATCATCAGCAACGGCGTTCTCCGCGATATAGTTATCCGCCGCGTCAAAGGCGCCGGATACGGCGATCATTTGGATTATGCCGCCGGCCGGAACGTGCATATACCTATTGGCCACAACAGCTACGGCTATCCTACGCTTTTGCGATGCCTTAAAGACAATGTCGCGGACAATTTGAGGGCAGCCGTCGTTATCAAGCCATATACGCATCAGAGCACTACGTTACCTGAAACCAAGGGCTCGTCGGGAAGAGGCTGAGTCGTGTCAGCTTCGTCCTCAGATGCTGCCTGAGCTTCATTAGCTACTGACTCATCAGTTAATGGCTCAGTAACTAATGACGCGCCAACATCTGACTCAGCAACTAAAGACTCGGCCGGGGCCGGCGCAGCGGCTAGCGTGTTGTCTACGGGCTTCTCTGGTGTCTTCATCAGAGTCTTGCTGAGATCAACACCAGTAAGGTTAGCGTTGGTCAAGTCGGCACCGCGCAGATCAGCGCCTTCGAGTCGCGCGCGCCGTAGTTTAGCGCCGCGGAGATTGGCGCAGGCCAGTACGGCTCCTTGCAGATTGGCGACACTGAGATTGGCACCTTCAAGATCACAGCCAGCTAAATTGGCACCACTCAGGTTAGCGCCGCTTAGATTGACGCCGGCTAGTTCGTAGCCGCGCAAGTCAGCATTAGTAAGGTTGGCGCGACCGCTTGCGACTTCAGTATTGGGGTCGAGCACCGCCTCCGCCCATTTTTGATGAGCGGCGAGTACCTTTTGCAAATCGTCGAGGCAAGTCACGACAGCCACATGTGCGATGGGAATTTCCGGTAACTTATTGGATTTGACTGGGGCCTCGGTAGGCGCGGGAGCGAGCTCGGTGGCGTCGCCCGAAAGTTCCGTCGTTTCCATGACTGGGATCCCTCACTAGTGATTGCGGTGTCTTAGAGTGTCGCCGGATTTACTTAGGATTGCAAGCTCAAATGTCCGATTTTATTGTAGAATAAACTTTTTTCATTGAAGGTATTAAGCTTTTTTAATAGCAGAACCCGAAGCTGACAAGGGGGACGAGCATTGCAGCTATCGGGATTATTGCAACGACTAGTAGGGACACGACGATCAGGGGGCGGCAGGCCGAGTCTAAGGTCACCGCGACTGAGTCGTAGACGCACCGAGCGCTACGAGGTTCCTCAAGGCAGGATGGTGGTACTCGGTAATGCCATCTGGCCCGTCGTCGATATCAGTCTGACCGGGCTGCGTGTCAAAATCGGCAGCGATATCGAGGTGCCCACGTTCCCTCTCACGATGAACCTCAAGTGGGGACAAGTGTTGCTCCGCACCGAAGCTAAGTTGGTGTGGCAACTTGGTGACCTGGCCGGTCTGGTGTTTACCGATACTACGGGTGAATCTCTGCTGCGTATCCGTGCTTTAACTGAGCCCTTGGCTCTGGGGAGATCACTAGAGCCAGTAGAAGCGTCAGCCACCCTTGGATCTGAGGCTGGTAAAAGGTGGTTTCATGGACAACAGGACTTAAACCTCTGGACCTGGCAAAGCCCAACAACAAAGCGTTTAGACAAGTGGATCCTGCAGCATAGCCATCAAATCTACACTTGGACCGAAGATAAAGGACTGGAGTTAAGATCGTATGCACCGCAAGGTTGGTCGCCTGTGACAGTGGGTATGCCAGCGGCGACCCTGCCAAGAGAGCAGCTGCCATGGCTGCGCGATCTTTTGTGGTCACTTCCTGATCCGATCCGCGTCGCGCTCCTTGAGACCCTAGAGGGGCCTAGTCACCGGTATTAGTCCTCAAGTTTAGTCCTCAATGCGACGATACCGTTGCTACCACTAAAAGAGGACTGAGCAAGATGCAGGGGCGCCGAGCCAACAGTTTACTGACGCTGCAATATGGCCTTTTGGCCTATCTGTGGGCGTTGGGACTCACGTGGGCGTGCTCAGGGACCGCGGCCTACGGCATCGATTTGCAAACGTTCGCACCATTCGCCGACAACAATCCGCTAGTGTCCGTCCTTGGTGCAGCAGCACTAGAACCGGGGGAATGCTGGGCCGGCATTTATGCTAATCATGCGCGCGAGCCGCTGCAGCAGGAGGATCAAGCGGTGGCAGGCGCTAAACTGAAGGCGCTTAGTGCACTGACTATCGCCCCGTCGTGCGGTCTTACAGCAAATTTAGGCATCTTGGCGTCGGCTCCGGTCAACTGGGTCACGGCGCAGCGTGCCGATGGTAGCATGAATACCGCAACCAATAATGCCGCGACCAAGGGGCAGGTCGGTGATGCGCAAGTGGCACTGCGCTGGACCTTGATCCCGCGCGCTGTGCCATTTACGGGTCGCAGCGTCGCCTTGGCACCCGTCATGAAATTAGGGCGCTCAACCACCGTGCCGACTGATGGGACGTCGCTCACCGCGGGTAGTGACGGGGCTGTTAGTGGGGGCTTAAAGT harbors:
- a CDS encoding PilZ domain-containing protein; this translates as MVVLGNAIWPVVDISLTGLRVKIGSDIEVPTFPLTMNLKWGQVLLRTEAKLVWQLGDLAGLVFTDTTGESLLRIRALTEPLALGRSLEPVEASATLGSEAGKRWFHGQQDLNLWTWQSPTTKRLDKWILQHSHQIYTWTEDKGLELRSYAPQGWSPVTVGMPAATLPREQLPWLRDLLWSLPDPIRVALLETLEGPSHRY
- a CDS encoding YaiI/YqxD family protein codes for the protein MRIWLDNDGCPQIVRDIVFKASQKRRIAVAVVANRYMHVPAGGIIQMIAVSGAFDAADNYIAENAVADDLVITADIPLASRIVEKGCMGLNPRGEIYTEANIRERLAMRNLMQELRSGGEIQGGPAPLGDLDKKRFADAFDRVVTSLISKGG
- a CDS encoding pentapeptide repeat-containing protein: METTELSGDATELAPAPTEAPVKSNKLPEIPIAHVAVVTCLDDLQKVLAAHQKWAEAVLDPNTEVASGRANLTNADLRGYELAGVNLSGANLSGANLAGCDLEGANLSVANLQGAVLACANLRGAKLRRARLEGADLRGADLTNANLTGVDLSKTLMKTPEKPVDNTLAAAPAPAESLVAESDVGASLVTEPLTDESVANEAQAASEDEADTTQPLPDEPLVSGNVVL